From one Trueperella pyogenes genomic stretch:
- a CDS encoding sugar ABC transporter substrate-binding protein, with protein sequence MNKTRLSRSAALIGAAALVGVSLTGCGGTKETDTSSKGSENQVTLEVWDYLGQGVSNEAMEASVAAFEKANPNIKIKRTSFAYADLSTSIVQGGIGGSLPDVAIADVVDTQNFASLTLLMDVTDNFAEKSNEFFDGPWSSTQFNGKTVALPLNSNNLALYYNKAMFKEAGVEVPTTWQELHDTGKVLARDGKSALAISAIKSEQGSFQVLPFVWQTGGDLKNYDKSGAEALTYLKRLIDDGVMSSSVTNYTQEDARTQFVTENVAMMINGPWELQNLKAENIDFGVAMLPKGAESATGLGGENILAFAGSKHPEEAKKFMEFMALGQGTKTYLDKSGQLTARKDLSGALETSKDENMAVFEAQMEYARARAYGGEYNKISEAIQISIQAALTGSSSPEDAAKTAADTIKPLLPTK encoded by the coding sequence ATGAACAAGACAAGGTTGTCGCGTTCCGCGGCGCTCATTGGAGCTGCTGCACTCGTAGGCGTTTCCCTCACGGGGTGTGGGGGCACTAAGGAGACAGATACTAGTTCCAAGGGATCTGAAAATCAGGTCACTCTGGAAGTCTGGGATTATCTAGGCCAAGGAGTTTCAAATGAAGCCATGGAAGCGTCAGTTGCGGCATTTGAAAAGGCTAATCCGAATATCAAAATCAAGCGTACGTCATTTGCGTATGCAGACCTATCTACGTCAATTGTACAGGGTGGAATTGGTGGTTCACTTCCCGATGTAGCTATCGCTGATGTCGTCGATACTCAGAATTTTGCCTCGCTAACATTGCTGATGGACGTGACAGATAATTTTGCTGAAAAATCGAACGAGTTTTTCGATGGGCCATGGAGCTCAACACAATTTAATGGCAAAACTGTGGCGCTGCCTTTGAATTCCAATAACCTCGCCCTTTACTACAACAAGGCTATGTTCAAGGAAGCCGGAGTAGAAGTCCCCACAACATGGCAAGAGCTTCATGATACTGGCAAAGTTCTCGCTAGAGACGGGAAGAGTGCACTGGCGATATCTGCGATTAAGTCTGAGCAAGGATCATTCCAGGTTTTGCCCTTTGTTTGGCAGACTGGAGGAGACCTAAAGAATTATGATAAGTCCGGTGCCGAAGCCCTTACTTACCTTAAGCGTCTTATTGATGATGGAGTCATGTCTTCCTCAGTTACGAACTACACTCAGGAGGACGCGCGGACACAGTTTGTTACTGAAAACGTCGCGATGATGATTAATGGTCCGTGGGAACTGCAGAACCTAAAAGCGGAGAATATTGATTTCGGAGTCGCAATGTTGCCGAAAGGGGCAGAATCCGCCACCGGACTTGGGGGCGAGAATATCCTTGCTTTTGCAGGCAGCAAGCATCCTGAAGAAGCCAAGAAATTCATGGAATTCATGGCACTGGGCCAAGGAACCAAGACGTACCTCGACAAATCAGGACAGCTCACAGCTCGTAAGGATCTAAGCGGAGCCCTTGAGACTTCTAAAGACGAAAATATGGCTGTCTTTGAAGCACAAATGGAATACGCGCGTGCGCGTGCATATGGAGGCGAATATAATAAAATCTCTGAAGCGATCCAAATCTCGATCCAGGCTGCTTTAACTGGTAGCTCGTCTCCGGAAGATGCCGCAAAAACGGCTGCCGATACTATTAAACCGTTACTGCCTACGAAATGA
- a CDS encoding carbohydrate ABC transporter permease: MRKFGRTISEKRMVRLGLTLAAPAIIYILVFLAFPLFYNLFISITDANGANLVQGTFVFNSFANYKVTLLDPEFWNSVTLSVVFTAACLVAQYIFGFGLALFFRKPFVGNGFIRAILLVGWILPPVVTGTIFRWLFDSDYGVFNFFLQGIGLIDHPIKWLTEGGTALFAVIFANLWVGIPFNMLLLLSGLQAIDEVLYEAAEVDGASRWKQFWHITFPMMKPVSISVLLLGVINTYKVFDLIFTMTKGGPVNATQTLPLYTYNETYRLFEFGNGAAASTLTLIFPLILAWFYVKSLREEDSL; this comes from the coding sequence ATGAGGAAGTTTGGCCGGACCATCTCAGAAAAGAGAATGGTCCGGCTCGGGTTGACCCTAGCAGCACCCGCGATTATTTACATTTTGGTATTTTTGGCGTTTCCGCTATTTTACAATCTCTTTATCTCCATAACGGACGCTAACGGCGCAAATCTGGTTCAAGGAACTTTTGTTTTCAATAGCTTTGCGAACTACAAAGTTACTTTGTTAGATCCAGAGTTTTGGAACAGCGTTACGCTGAGTGTGGTATTTACCGCTGCATGCCTAGTGGCTCAGTATATTTTTGGTTTTGGCCTGGCTCTATTCTTCCGTAAGCCGTTCGTGGGTAATGGATTTATTAGGGCTATCCTTCTTGTGGGCTGGATTCTTCCTCCAGTGGTCACGGGCACAATTTTCAGATGGCTCTTCGATTCTGACTACGGAGTTTTCAACTTTTTTCTTCAAGGTATTGGGCTGATTGATCACCCTATTAAGTGGCTAACCGAGGGGGGAACTGCACTATTTGCCGTTATCTTTGCGAACCTATGGGTGGGCATTCCTTTCAACATGTTGCTGCTGCTTTCGGGCTTGCAGGCGATTGACGAGGTGCTATACGAGGCTGCTGAAGTGGATGGCGCGAGTAGATGGAAACAGTTCTGGCACATAACTTTTCCTATGATGAAGCCTGTCTCCATATCGGTCTTGTTACTCGGAGTAATCAACACATATAAGGTGTTTGATCTTATTTTCACCATGACGAAGGGAGGACCTGTGAATGCTACCCAAACGTTACCTTTGTATACGTATAACGAAACCTATCGTTTGTTCGAGTTTGGCAACGGTGCAGCCGCATCTACATTAACGCTGATTTTCCCTCTGATATTGGCGTGGTTCTATGTTAAAAGCTTGAGGGAAGAGGACTCCCTATGA
- a CDS encoding carbohydrate ABC transporter permease has product MINTSFKTGKAMFVNPPQMYPHKPYFGSYDAALNGNYGVWQALLNSMFIALSVLFLTLLIAIPASYAVARMRGRVTTSMMVMLTIVQLLPAIAISIPMFVMFRQVGLINSYISIIVADISVTLPFAVILLRPYFKMFPYEVEEAARLDGLSSVGTIVRVVMPTIRPGLIMISSFAFLMAWGEFTFALTLSTDQSIQPLTVALNRLIGQYSTNWNDLMAVATIIALPVLVIFVVLQRYIVAGLAGGATKG; this is encoded by the coding sequence ATGATTAATACATCCTTTAAAACGGGGAAGGCGATGTTTGTAAACCCGCCCCAGATGTATCCACACAAACCATACTTTGGCTCATACGACGCAGCGTTGAATGGCAACTACGGGGTTTGGCAGGCACTCCTAAATTCCATGTTTATTGCTCTATCAGTCCTATTCTTGACACTTTTAATCGCCATACCGGCGTCGTATGCTGTCGCCCGTATGCGAGGACGAGTCACGACATCCATGATGGTCATGCTCACGATCGTGCAGCTACTTCCTGCAATAGCAATTTCGATACCGATGTTTGTTATGTTCAGACAGGTTGGTCTGATTAATTCCTACATATCGATAATTGTCGCAGATATATCTGTTACCTTGCCTTTTGCTGTGATCCTCTTGAGACCGTACTTTAAGATGTTTCCTTATGAGGTAGAAGAGGCTGCTCGCTTGGATGGTTTGTCGTCAGTAGGAACAATTGTCCGAGTGGTCATGCCTACGATCAGGCCAGGCCTCATTATGATCTCATCGTTCGCATTCCTCATGGCCTGGGGAGAGTTCACATTTGCACTAACTCTATCGACTGATCAATCTATACAACCATTAACAGTCGCATTGAACCGATTGATTGGCCAGTACAGCACAAATTGGAATGACCTTATGGCTGTTGCCACCATTATTGCCCTGCCAGTTCTTGTAATATTCGTTGTACTTCAGCGTTATATTGTGGCAGGCCTTGCCGGTGGCGCTACTAAAGGCTGA
- the relB gene encoding type II toxin-antitoxin system RelB family antitoxin, producing MPTISLRVPDEEFAIFKSFARHNNTSVSEMIRQTILERIETEYDLSIFAEYEEQKESGELDTRPISELWDELGI from the coding sequence ATGCCAACAATCAGCCTGCGAGTCCCCGATGAGGAGTTTGCTATTTTTAAGTCTTTCGCAAGACACAACAACACGAGTGTTTCCGAAATGATCCGTCAGACAATCCTCGAACGTATTGAGACAGAATACGACTTGAGCATTTTTGCCGAATACGAGGAACAAAAGGAATCTGGCGAACTCGATACACGTCCGATCAGCGAGCTGTGGGATGAGCTTGGCATATGA
- a CDS encoding sulfatase-like hydrolase/transferase: protein MTTNFVVVVTDDQGPWATSEHWPELQTPNLDALCSQSTVFENYYCASPVCSPARGSLLTGRMPSAHGIHDWLVGGRHPDDREENFLSDVATLPEVLSGSGYTCAMVGKWHVGTSKQPAAGFDYWYAHRYGGGPYYEAPIWDENGQEASEPQYFTYAVADRACDFLSQRDQTKPFFLLVNFTAPHSPWIDNHPRDLLDLYKDTDFPSIPRETPHPWTQTYNDFADAFADPVPSLRGYAASLSGVDRAIGQINDALTEHGLHDDTVFIYMADNGFSCGQHGLWGKGNGTYPLNFWENSVRVPCLMHLPGQSERRTVIEHVSACSFFETVCELAGVQAPEDPLRAAGSVAALVRGEAAENAGPVMVFDEYGGGRMIRYGDYKYIDRFNGPRELYDFRVDPEERNNVADTAEYREIQAQLTAWLADWFAAHETEVNRAFGRDIRGRGQVHPPSTGYADSRLYVFEEESLDGDDTHRK from the coding sequence ATGACAACTAACTTTGTGGTCGTAGTAACCGACGACCAGGGGCCGTGGGCAACCAGCGAGCACTGGCCTGAACTCCAGACGCCGAATCTTGATGCGCTCTGCTCTCAATCGACGGTTTTCGAAAATTACTATTGTGCTTCACCTGTGTGCTCGCCAGCGCGTGGTTCCCTGCTTACCGGGCGGATGCCGTCTGCACATGGTATTCACGACTGGCTCGTGGGCGGGCGTCACCCAGACGACCGAGAAGAGAATTTCCTTTCCGACGTCGCCACGTTGCCAGAAGTGCTGAGCGGCAGCGGTTACACCTGCGCCATGGTAGGAAAGTGGCATGTGGGCACCTCCAAACAGCCTGCGGCAGGCTTCGACTATTGGTACGCACACCGCTACGGAGGCGGGCCGTACTACGAGGCGCCTATTTGGGACGAAAATGGGCAAGAGGCGAGCGAGCCACAGTATTTCACGTATGCAGTGGCCGATCGCGCATGCGATTTTCTGTCACAGCGTGATCAAACTAAACCCTTCTTCCTCCTCGTAAACTTCACCGCTCCCCACTCTCCGTGGATCGACAACCACCCACGTGACCTGCTTGACCTGTACAAAGACACAGATTTTCCCTCGATTCCGCGTGAAACGCCGCATCCGTGGACACAGACCTACAACGATTTTGCCGACGCTTTCGCAGATCCGGTTCCTAGCTTGCGTGGGTATGCGGCGTCGTTGAGCGGAGTCGATCGTGCGATCGGCCAGATAAACGATGCCCTCACCGAGCATGGTCTTCATGACGACACCGTGTTCATCTACATGGCGGATAATGGATTTAGCTGCGGCCAGCACGGCCTTTGGGGTAAAGGCAACGGCACCTATCCGCTCAACTTCTGGGAGAACTCAGTCCGTGTGCCATGTCTGATGCATCTTCCGGGGCAATCTGAACGGCGTACCGTCATTGAGCATGTGTCGGCGTGCTCATTCTTCGAAACTGTCTGTGAGCTGGCAGGTGTGCAAGCTCCGGAAGACCCATTGCGAGCTGCTGGGTCGGTCGCTGCGCTCGTGCGTGGAGAGGCGGCAGAAAACGCAGGCCCTGTCATGGTGTTCGACGAATACGGAGGCGGGCGCATGATTCGCTACGGCGACTACAAATACATTGACCGCTTCAATGGACCGCGCGAATTGTATGACTTCCGAGTCGACCCTGAAGAACGCAACAATGTCGCAGATACTGCCGAATATCGTGAGATTCAGGCGCAACTCACTGCCTGGCTGGCCGACTGGTTCGCAGCCCACGAGACGGAAGTTAATCGAGCCTTTGGTCGGGATATCCGTGGGCGCGGGCAGGTGCATCCGCCGAGCACAGGCTATGCAGATTCTCGGCTCTACGTGTTTGAAGAAGAATCTCTAGATGGGGACGACACGCATCGTAAATGA
- a CDS encoding LacI family DNA-binding transcriptional regulator produces MPRATRKDVAKLAGVSVATVSHILNGRGEELGFSPDTAIRVKTAAKQVGYIAHPSARNFRYQKSQVIALFTTEVPASLKLPVFNELLTSVIDRTLAAGYFVLPVPITQDPYKTIESTLREVYLAGAIIRDDLALRNIAPLLELNDIPSVWINTGLATAPSPNLTTVVIDEKPGVAEVITAIETAAARNQLLVHGPGEPSGRNEEFLRHFPTATELELPGWIYRDGYAAGEAVLAADPNLIFATNDHIAYGLLQYFRERSISFTADFQLFGFGDAEQSPTPPGQLTTVTWPLPQAAAIAVDLLLSHLRDGQPLAKGVQQVLPTTARLRKTTVQ; encoded by the coding sequence ATGCCGCGAGCTACCCGGAAGGACGTTGCCAAACTAGCTGGTGTATCCGTAGCCACAGTTTCTCACATCTTAAATGGCCGAGGCGAGGAGCTTGGCTTCTCGCCTGATACCGCAATCCGGGTGAAAACTGCCGCGAAGCAGGTGGGGTACATCGCGCATCCGTCGGCGCGCAACTTCCGATACCAAAAGAGCCAAGTTATTGCCTTATTTACCACCGAAGTGCCTGCCTCCCTCAAGCTTCCAGTATTCAACGAATTGCTTACCTCGGTTATCGATCGCACACTTGCCGCGGGCTACTTTGTCTTGCCGGTACCGATTACGCAGGACCCGTATAAAACAATTGAATCGACGCTACGCGAGGTCTACCTTGCTGGCGCGATTATTCGTGACGATCTTGCGCTGCGAAATATCGCTCCTTTACTTGAACTCAATGACATACCCTCCGTTTGGATCAACACCGGCCTTGCGACTGCGCCGTCGCCGAACCTGACGACGGTGGTCATCGACGAAAAGCCGGGCGTCGCTGAAGTCATTACAGCCATTGAGACAGCCGCGGCGCGAAACCAGCTGCTCGTACACGGCCCTGGCGAACCGTCTGGCCGAAATGAAGAGTTTTTGCGCCATTTCCCCACGGCCACTGAGCTTGAGCTTCCCGGATGGATCTATCGCGACGGCTATGCGGCTGGCGAGGCAGTCCTCGCAGCGGACCCGAATCTGATCTTTGCAACGAACGATCACATCGCATATGGCCTACTACAGTATTTCCGCGAGCGCAGTATTAGCTTTACTGCGGACTTCCAACTCTTCGGTTTCGGTGACGCCGAACAGAGCCCGACCCCGCCCGGCCAGCTGACTACCGTCACCTGGCCGTTGCCACAAGCTGCGGCGATTGCAGTAGATCTGCTGCTTTCGCACTTGCGGGATGGCCAACCGCTGGCCAAAGGCGTGCAGCAGGTCTTGCCCACCACTGCACGGCTGCGCAAAACAACCGTGCAGTGA
- a CDS encoding MFS transporter has product MSSRNLAAGEISEKDARFIKKHSSTLIAFGEFIDGYDLAVIGVAMVFLSSSFSLTPGDKGLLVAISFLGTAVGLIVFGDLSDRIGRKKVFAFNLWIFIITALLAAAITHVWMLWALRFLIGVAIGMDLSTSAAYLAEIAPKARRGRITGSLLNMMMVLGAMFAILLAMFLYWAVPADHHDWIWRGMFAFAAVPAAIVLFLRKRLPESPRWLIQSGQVEKAWKIIRALGLEEEMSQAQPKRKTNREYRKLFKGDARRRVLVCTAFFMLNSTAGPVVSFLGPVIFEQTGVAASANLTVSLMANVVAFLALFIGAFFIDRVNRRKLGMITALILAAAAATLGLFGSTTHVILFSAFVVWSFTTYFGPGMLALVWSVEAYPTELRGFGAGFTQSMARVMSATVSFLVPVLVAQYGYYAIAPFAVVYLLMFVLVWANPWLASTAESLEDVSEGDIDVVNR; this is encoded by the coding sequence ATGAGTTCACGAAATCTCGCAGCGGGGGAAATCTCGGAAAAAGACGCTCGCTTCATAAAAAAGCATTCATCGACGCTCATTGCGTTCGGTGAGTTTATCGACGGCTACGACCTTGCGGTCATTGGCGTAGCAATGGTCTTCTTGAGTTCGTCATTTTCCCTGACCCCAGGGGACAAGGGATTGCTCGTAGCAATATCGTTTCTTGGCACTGCGGTCGGACTGATTGTCTTTGGCGATTTGTCCGACCGGATCGGCAGAAAGAAAGTCTTTGCCTTTAACCTGTGGATCTTCATTATTACCGCGCTACTGGCAGCGGCAATTACGCACGTGTGGATGCTGTGGGCACTGCGTTTCCTGATCGGCGTGGCCATCGGAATGGACTTGTCCACGTCGGCGGCCTACCTGGCAGAGATAGCCCCGAAGGCTCGTCGCGGCAGAATTACCGGTTCTTTGTTGAACATGATGATGGTGCTGGGCGCGATGTTCGCAATTCTCCTTGCGATGTTCCTCTACTGGGCGGTCCCGGCAGACCATCACGACTGGATCTGGCGCGGAATGTTTGCCTTTGCCGCTGTGCCCGCTGCAATCGTGCTCTTCTTGCGCAAGCGTCTTCCCGAATCGCCGCGGTGGCTGATCCAAAGTGGTCAGGTTGAAAAAGCGTGGAAGATCATTCGCGCCCTAGGTCTCGAAGAGGAGATGTCCCAAGCGCAGCCAAAGCGCAAGACTAACCGCGAATATCGCAAGCTCTTCAAGGGGGATGCGCGCCGCCGCGTCCTGGTGTGTACTGCCTTCTTCATGCTCAACTCGACTGCCGGCCCGGTTGTCTCCTTTCTCGGCCCGGTGATCTTTGAACAAACTGGTGTGGCGGCGTCGGCGAATCTGACGGTTTCCTTGATGGCAAACGTCGTCGCCTTCCTCGCGCTCTTCATCGGCGCATTCTTCATCGATCGGGTCAACCGCCGCAAGCTCGGTATGATCACCGCCCTCATCTTGGCGGCGGCAGCGGCAACGCTCGGTCTTTTTGGGTCGACGACTCACGTCATCCTCTTCAGCGCTTTCGTAGTGTGGAGCTTCACCACCTACTTCGGGCCAGGAATGCTGGCGCTGGTGTGGTCCGTGGAGGCCTATCCGACGGAGCTGCGCGGCTTCGGCGCTGGATTCACTCAGTCAATGGCGCGCGTCATGTCCGCGACGGTATCGTTCCTTGTCCCGGTGCTAGTAGCACAGTACGGGTACTACGCAATCGCACCATTCGCCGTCGTTTACCTCTTGATGTTCGTCTTGGTGTGGGCAAATCCGTGGCTTGCGTCCACCGCTGAGAGCCTCGAGGACGTCTCTGAGGGGGACATCGACGTCGTGAACAGGTAA
- a CDS encoding anaerobic sulfatase maturase, translating into MHTQTRLPVSVVTKPTGASCNLDCSYCFFLSKELLYNQKTQRMSEETLEQFVYSFLATNPDGPVTFLWQGGEPTLRGIDFFKRAVELGKQYCRPAQMVRHAIQTNGTLIDEEWAQFFAANNFLVGISLDGPAALHDIYRTNRAGRATHAQVVRGWQYLQDAGVETNILSTVHTANQDHPLEVYRYFRDELQARYIQFIPIVERVRDQQLQAVERGWNAQTGILYRQDGTTVTSRSVSPEKYGTFLSTIFDEWIRNDVGDVFVQDFDSALSALFFQATVCVHAPECGNNLALEFNGDVYACDHWVEPDWKLGNIHQSSLSTLTETETMRTFARKKRTELPQTCRSCPVVRFCNGGCPKDRFVRADDGAPNNYLCAGYRHFYTHIAPDLIAMGRLLQAGKSASLIRDPHVRARMHPKEYE; encoded by the coding sequence ATGCATACACAAACACGGCTACCCGTCTCCGTCGTCACAAAACCGACAGGGGCGTCGTGCAACCTGGACTGTTCATATTGCTTCTTCCTCTCGAAAGAACTCCTCTACAACCAAAAGACGCAGCGAATGAGCGAAGAGACACTTGAACAGTTCGTGTACAGCTTCCTTGCCACAAATCCCGATGGCCCAGTGACGTTCCTTTGGCAAGGTGGGGAGCCGACACTGCGCGGCATTGATTTTTTCAAGCGGGCTGTTGAGCTCGGCAAACAGTACTGTCGCCCCGCCCAGATGGTCAGACACGCAATCCAAACAAACGGCACACTTATCGATGAAGAGTGGGCGCAATTCTTCGCAGCAAACAACTTCCTCGTCGGCATTTCACTCGACGGGCCAGCGGCTCTTCACGATATCTACCGAACTAACCGTGCAGGACGCGCCACCCACGCACAGGTAGTTCGTGGATGGCAGTATTTGCAAGATGCTGGGGTCGAAACAAACATTCTTAGCACCGTCCACACGGCAAACCAAGATCACCCACTAGAAGTTTACCGATATTTTCGAGACGAACTACAGGCGCGTTATATCCAGTTCATTCCGATTGTCGAACGCGTGCGCGATCAACAGCTTCAAGCGGTAGAAAGAGGCTGGAACGCACAGACCGGAATCCTCTATCGCCAAGATGGCACGACGGTGACAAGTCGCAGCGTGTCTCCCGAAAAGTACGGCACTTTCCTTTCTACGATCTTCGACGAATGGATCAGGAACGACGTCGGCGATGTGTTCGTTCAAGACTTCGATTCGGCGCTTTCAGCGCTCTTCTTCCAGGCGACGGTATGTGTGCATGCACCCGAATGCGGAAACAACCTCGCGCTCGAATTCAATGGCGACGTTTACGCATGCGACCACTGGGTTGAACCAGATTGGAAACTCGGCAATATCCACCAATCGAGCTTGTCGACTCTCACCGAGACCGAAACAATGCGCACCTTCGCGCGAAAGAAGCGCACAGAGCTACCGCAAACGTGTCGCAGTTGCCCGGTAGTCCGATTCTGCAATGGCGGTTGCCCAAAGGACCGCTTTGTTAGGGCGGACGACGGCGCACCGAATAACTATCTATGCGCGGGTTACCGCCATTTCTACACCCACATTGCGCCAGATCTCATTGCGATGGGCAGGCTCTTACAGGCAGGAAAGAGCGCCAGTCTTATTCGCGATCCGCACGTACGCGCTAGGATGCACCCAAAGGAGTACGAATGA
- a CDS encoding sulfite exporter TauE/SafE family protein: MITASLTGIVVGIVVGMLGAGGGILAVPILVYALGQSPHSATAESLVIVGLTALVAMATRWRAVHLREGFIFGFGAIVGAAIGSRLSPLVDGRILLLLFSTFLFCVGTAMAIKALPGREVEKTSPRTRKPLVAVIFTALGTGILTGFFGVGGGFVVVPALILVLGIPIRFASATSLLVMVLTATCGLLARIGTDVSIDWKVTLAFGLASMLGGLIGGPLSKKLPAKALTAAFAGLLLSVAVFIAVMNMGS, encoded by the coding sequence ATGATTACGGCTAGTTTGACTGGAATCGTCGTCGGGATCGTCGTAGGAATGCTCGGAGCGGGCGGCGGAATCCTTGCTGTCCCGATTTTGGTATACGCGCTTGGGCAATCCCCACATAGCGCCACGGCTGAATCGCTCGTCATTGTAGGCCTCACGGCGTTAGTCGCGATGGCCACTCGGTGGCGCGCAGTTCATCTGCGAGAAGGTTTCATTTTCGGCTTCGGTGCCATCGTAGGGGCGGCAATCGGTTCACGGCTCAGCCCACTCGTTGACGGCCGCATTCTGCTCCTCCTCTTCTCCACATTCCTGTTTTGCGTTGGTACAGCGATGGCCATCAAAGCGCTGCCAGGCCGTGAGGTAGAAAAAACCAGCCCCCGCACACGCAAGCCCCTGGTAGCGGTTATATTCACCGCGCTCGGCACTGGAATCCTGACGGGTTTCTTCGGGGTAGGCGGCGGGTTCGTCGTCGTACCCGCCCTCATCCTCGTGCTCGGTATCCCCATCCGCTTCGCTTCAGCCACTTCCCTACTGGTCATGGTGCTGACGGCTACGTGCGGGCTGCTCGCCCGCATCGGCACCGACGTGTCTATCGACTGGAAAGTCACACTCGCGTTCGGATTGGCCTCAATGCTCGGCGGGCTCATCGGCGGACCACTTTCAAAGAAGCTACCAGCGAAAGCACTTACCGCTGCTTTCGCTGGGCTTCTCTTGAGCGTCGCTGTGTTCATTGCAGTGATGAATATGGGAAGCTGA
- a CDS encoding RpiB/LacA/LacB family sugar-phosphate isomerase — MKLAFGCDPNATALKHDLMKKAAELGHEVADLGSDDPIYANVAFDVATAVTKGEYDRGVLVCGTGIGVSIAANKVEGAYCACIHDVYQAERAVLSNNANLIAMGSQVIGNKLAEKLLEEYLKYDYDPNSRSRDKVNRICEFERGE, encoded by the coding sequence ATGAAACTAGCATTTGGTTGTGACCCCAACGCCACCGCCCTGAAGCATGACCTCATGAAGAAGGCCGCCGAGCTCGGCCACGAAGTGGCTGACCTCGGATCCGATGATCCGATTTACGCGAACGTCGCTTTCGACGTCGCTACCGCAGTTACCAAAGGCGAATACGATCGCGGCGTGCTCGTGTGCGGCACCGGCATCGGCGTCTCAATCGCCGCGAACAAGGTGGAGGGTGCCTACTGCGCCTGCATCCACGATGTCTACCAAGCCGAGCGTGCCGTCTTGTCCAACAACGCGAACCTGATCGCGATGGGTTCGCAGGTGATCGGCAACAAGCTCGCTGAGAAGCTGCTTGAGGAGTACCTCAAGTACGACTACGACCCAAACAGCCGTTCCAGGGACAAAGTCAACCGCATCTGTGAGTTCGAGCGCGGGGAGTAA
- a CDS encoding alcohol dehydrogenase catalytic domain-containing protein — protein MLATQLNAPHDLRLVNKPRPEPGPGEVLLRIEANTMCGTDYRLYTGAKTAGVRPGVVPGHELAGRIEALGEGAGDILPGLEVGRQATVSIVVSCGYCRNCLRDREHLCLNLGLFGYGIDGGLQEYMIVPERALRRGNLLMTDSELDPRALCLAEPVSCCLNGLDQFKINAGETVAILGAGPIGLIHAQLALASGASHVFVSNRGEERRQVADRLGAIGVGPDELAARVTHTTEGAGADVVIVCIGAEQLAQDALVLARDGGRVSYFAGFPKGSTSQMEPNLIHYKELTVTGGSNARRRDVKRAIKLLADGVIDVDEMVTHTFPLSRVVDAYQALRDRVGVKIAVMPE, from the coding sequence ATGCTTGCCACCCAACTCAACGCACCTCACGACCTCCGGCTGGTCAACAAACCGCGCCCCGAGCCCGGGCCGGGTGAGGTCCTGCTCAGGATTGAGGCCAACACCATGTGCGGCACCGACTATCGCCTCTACACAGGTGCCAAGACGGCGGGCGTGCGACCCGGCGTCGTGCCTGGTCACGAGCTCGCCGGACGAATTGAGGCACTCGGCGAGGGGGCGGGGGATATCCTGCCCGGCCTCGAGGTGGGTAGGCAGGCTACCGTATCGATAGTCGTCTCGTGCGGATACTGCCGAAACTGCCTGCGCGACCGCGAGCACCTGTGCCTGAATCTCGGACTATTCGGCTACGGCATCGACGGCGGCCTGCAAGAATACATGATCGTGCCCGAACGAGCGCTACGTCGCGGCAATCTGCTCATGACCGACTCCGAGCTCGATCCGCGCGCGCTCTGCCTGGCCGAGCCCGTGTCCTGTTGCCTGAACGGGCTCGACCAGTTCAAGATCAACGCGGGGGAGACCGTTGCCATCCTGGGCGCCGGGCCAATCGGCCTCATCCATGCTCAGCTCGCGCTCGCGAGCGGAGCGAGCCACGTGTTCGTCTCCAACCGAGGCGAGGAGCGACGCCAAGTGGCCGACCGGCTGGGTGCCATCGGCGTCGGGCCGGACGAGCTGGCTGCGCGAGTGACGCATACGACCGAGGGCGCGGGCGCCGACGTCGTGATCGTGTGCATCGGAGCAGAACAGCTTGCCCAGGACGCACTCGTCCTCGCGCGTGACGGCGGCCGGGTCAGCTATTTCGCGGGCTTTCCCAAGGGATCGACGTCGCAGATGGAACCTAATCTCATCCATTACAAGGAGCTGACCGTCACGGGCGGATCGAACGCACGCAGGCGCGACGTAAAGCGGGCGATCAAGCTGCTCGCGGACGGCGTGATCGACGTCGATGAGATGGTCACCCACACTTTCCCGCTCTCCCGCGTGGTGGATGCATACCAGGCGCTGCGCGACCGGGTGGGCGTGAAGATCGCGGTCATGCCTGAATAG